One window of the Macaca thibetana thibetana isolate TM-01 chromosome 1, ASM2454274v1, whole genome shotgun sequence genome contains the following:
- the LOC126963043 gene encoding ATPase family AAA domain-containing protein 3C-like — translation MSKDAVNLVQMQEPTLQLEQQSKLKQLVNEENLRKQEESVQKHHQTFLASIRTSVTIFGERFRAFVTERDTVTVTVVGLMLLAVQAKSAKNARATGAHFIEAGLLKQSVVNEKSRITVLEAQRHPFQQVSRRLLSRPQDVLEGVVLSPSLEAQVRNMAIATRNTQKNHGLYRNVLMYGPPGTGKTLVAKNLALYSGMDYAIMTGRDVAPMGREGVTAMHKLFDWANTSRRGLLLFVDEADAFLQKPATEEMSNYYLRVAQNAFLNHTKERSNRAVQPSPLVPTEGPQRPWITVLGSTRGLNVSTSDDPWERPRFPRSCACKGGCLIPQSRVTRRIKSCRPAVAKSSGVLDSLAQLLPHSRAQAAGGVVVLALPIWLGEGQRGSATRDENRGPAPPADPVSSSPLRRFMLVLASHHPEQLHWDIHDCIDMMVHFDLPRQEERERLVRMYLDKYVLKPATEGKQRLKLAQFDYGRKCEEIARLTEGMSGRKIAQLALSCQATAYASEDGVLTEAMLDTCVRDFIRQHQQKMRLLKRDGLGPRTSTP, via the exons ATGTCGAAGGACGCCGTGAATCTGGTGCAGATGCAGGAGCCGACTTTGCAGCTGGAGCAACAGTCCAAGCTCAAA CAACTTGTCAATGAGGAGAACTTACGGAAGCAGGAGGAGTCCGTGCAGAAGCACCATCAGACCTTCTTGGCGTCCATCAG GACGTCTGTCACCATATTTGGAGAAAGATTCCGTGCCTTTGTGACAGAGCGGGACACAGTGACAGTCACG GTGGTTGGGCTGATGCTGCTGGCTGTCCAGGCAAAATCAGCCAAAAATGCGAGAGCCACCGGGGCCCACTTCATCGAGGCTGGGCTGTTGAAGCAGTCCGTGGTGAACGAGAAGTCCCGCATCACGGTGCTGGAGGCGCAGCGGCACCCCTTCCAG cAGGTCAGCCGGCGGCTCCTCAGTCGGCCCCAGGACGTGCTGGAGGGTGTTGTGCTGAGT CCCAGTCTGGAAGCGCAGGTGCGCAACATGGCCATAGCAACAAGGAACACGCAGAAGAACCACGGCCTGTATAGGAATGTCCTGATGTACGGGCCGCCAGGCACCGGGAAGACGCTCGTTGCCAAG AATCTCGCCCTGTACTCGGGCATGGACTACGCCATCATGACAGGCAGGGACGTGGCCCCCATGGGGCGGGAAGGCGTGACCGCCATGCACAAGCTGTTTGACTGGGCCAATACCAGCCGGCGCGG CCTCCTGCTCTTCGTGGATGAAGCGGACGCCTTCCTTCAGAAGCCAGCCACC GAGGAGATGAGCAATTACTACCTCAGAGTCGCCCAGAACGCCTTCCTAAACCACACGAAGGAGCGCAGCAACAG GGCTGTGCAGCCGTCGCCCTTGGTTCCCACCGAGGGACCTCAGAGGCCCTGGATCACAGTGCTGGGCAGCACCCGTGGCCTCAACGTGTCCACCTCGGATGACCCCTGGGAACGGCCCAG GTTTCCGCGGTCCTGTGCCTGCAAGGGAGGCTGTCTGATC ccccagtcacGTGTCACACGGAGGATCAAGTCGTGCCGGCCAGCCGTGGCCAAGTCCTCAGGGGTATTGGACTCCCTGGCTCAGCTGCTGCCG CACAGCAGGGCTCAGGCAGCAGGAGGAGTGGTGGTCCTGGCACTGCCAATCTGGCTGGGTGAGGGTCAGCGGGGAAGCGCTACACGGGATGAGAACAGAGGCCCAG CTCCACCGGCAGACCCAGTGTCCTCATCCCCACTCCGTAGATTCATGCTGGTCCTGGCCAGCCACCACCCCGAGCAGTTACACTGGGACATCCATGACTGCATCGACATGATGGTTCACTTCGACCTGCCGCGGCAGGAGGAGCGGGAGCGCCTGGTGAGAATGTATCTTGACAAGTATGTTCTTAAACCGGCCACAGAAGGAAAGCA GCGCCTGAAGCTGGCCCAGTTTGACTATGGGAGGAAGTGCGAGGAGATCGCTCGGCTGACGGAGGGCATGTCGGGCAGGAAGATCGCACAGCTGGCTCTGTCCTGTCAG GCCACCGCGTATGCCTCCGAGGATGGGGTCCTCACCGAGGCCATGTTGGATACCTGTGTGCGAGACTTTATCCGGCAGCACCAGCAGAAAATGCGCTTGCTGAAGAGGGATGGCCTGGGCCCGAGGACGAGCACCCCTTAA